From the genome of Methylocystis bryophila, one region includes:
- a CDS encoding NAD(P)-dependent alcohol dehydrogenase encodes MTTKAFGYATHSATSKLAPFHFERRGLRPDDVMLEILYCGVCHSDLHQARDNWKNSIYPMVPGHEIIGRVVRFGEDVTRFNMGDFAGVGCMVHSCLTCDACEADLEQYCRCGATFTYNAIDPRDGQPTYGGYSDTIVVSERFVVKVPKGLDLKGAAPLLCAGITTWSPLRHWKIGKGGKVAVTGLGGLGHMAIKLAKALGAEVSLFTRSPGKAEDARRLGADAIILSTDASQMEAVKGKFDLIIDTVPYAHDLNRYVATLATSGALALVGYLGPLDPALDTIPLIFGRKSIGGSLIGGMAETQELFDFCGEHGIVSDVEIIRMSEINEAYERLLKSDVKYRFVIDMATLRE; translated from the coding sequence ATGACAACCAAGGCTTTCGGCTACGCCACGCATTCCGCGACTTCGAAGCTCGCGCCTTTTCATTTCGAGCGGCGCGGACTCCGGCCCGACGATGTGATGCTCGAAATCCTCTATTGCGGCGTCTGCCATTCCGATCTGCATCAGGCGCGCGACAATTGGAAAAACTCGATCTATCCGATGGTGCCCGGTCACGAGATCATCGGGCGCGTGGTTCGCTTCGGCGAGGATGTAACGCGCTTCAACATGGGCGACTTTGCTGGCGTCGGCTGCATGGTGCACTCATGCCTGACTTGCGACGCCTGCGAAGCCGATCTCGAGCAATATTGCCGCTGCGGCGCGACCTTCACCTATAATGCGATTGATCCACGCGACGGGCAGCCGACCTATGGCGGCTATTCCGACACCATCGTCGTCTCCGAGCGCTTCGTCGTGAAAGTCCCGAAAGGGCTCGATCTCAAAGGCGCGGCTCCCCTGCTTTGCGCGGGGATCACGACCTGGTCGCCGCTGCGCCATTGGAAAATCGGCAAAGGCGGCAAGGTCGCGGTGACGGGGCTCGGCGGCCTTGGGCATATGGCGATCAAGCTCGCCAAGGCGCTCGGCGCGGAAGTGTCCCTCTTCACACGCTCGCCCGGCAAGGCGGAGGACGCGCGGCGTCTCGGCGCCGACGCGATCATTCTCTCCACCGACGCGTCGCAGATGGAGGCCGTGAAAGGCAAATTCGATCTCATTATCGACACTGTGCCCTACGCGCATGATCTGAACCGCTATGTCGCGACGCTAGCGACGAGCGGCGCGCTGGCGCTCGTCGGCTATCTCGGCCCACTCGATCCGGCTCTCGACACGATTCCGCTGATCTTCGGGCGCAAGTCCATCGGCGGCTCGCTCATCGGCGGCATGGCCGAGACACAGGAGCTTTTCGATTTCTGCGGCGAGCATGGCATCGTCTCCGATGTGGAGATCATCCGCATGAGCGAGATCAACGAGGCATATGAGCGTCTCTTGAAGAGCGACGTGAAATATCGCTTCGTCATCGACATGGCGACGCTGCGGGAGTGA
- a CDS encoding peptide chain release factor 3, translating into MNAPLPKSPLTDPISRRRTFAIISHPDAGKTTLTEKLLLFGGAIQLAGEVRAKRNAQQTRSDWMSIERERGISVVTSVMTFEYAGCVFNLLDTPGHEDFSEDTYRTLSAVDAAVMVIDAAKGIEARTRKLFEVCRLRDIPIVTFINKLDREARDPFELLDEIEKTLALDAAPVTWPLSRGKTFAGTYRFATKSVRRLDKDDEELKVSGLDDEKLAALLPPFEVEGWREEAALAEEGSKPFDLKAFREGHLTPVFFGSALRNFGVRDLIDAMAAYAPPPRGQEADKRQVEASEPKMTGFVFKIQANMDPNHRDRIAFMRVCSGKLTRGMKAKVVRTGKSLSLNAPQFFFARDRSIADEAYAGDVVGLPNHGVLRIGDTLTEGEDLVFRGVPSFAPEILRRITIGDAMKAKKLKEALRQLAEEGVVQLFTPRDGSGAIVGVVGALQLDVLATRLAAEYGLETKYEQTRFTLCRWASSEDKNKLKSFLDANTTAVADDIDGDPVFMASSAFSLNYDAERNPAIGFSDVKDYQKGATR; encoded by the coding sequence ATGAACGCCCCCCTGCCCAAGTCTCCGCTCACCGATCCGATCTCGCGCCGGCGCACTTTCGCGATCATCTCGCATCCCGACGCCGGCAAGACCACGCTCACCGAAAAGCTGCTGCTTTTCGGCGGCGCGATTCAGCTCGCCGGCGAGGTGCGCGCCAAGCGCAACGCCCAGCAGACGCGCTCCGATTGGATGAGCATTGAGCGCGAGCGCGGGATCTCGGTCGTCACCTCGGTGATGACCTTCGAATATGCGGGCTGCGTCTTCAATCTTCTCGACACTCCGGGCCACGAGGACTTCTCAGAAGACACCTATCGCACGCTCTCCGCCGTCGACGCCGCGGTAATGGTGATCGACGCGGCCAAGGGCATCGAGGCGCGCACGCGCAAGCTCTTCGAGGTCTGTCGGCTCCGCGATATTCCGATCGTCACCTTCATCAACAAGCTCGATCGCGAAGCGAGAGACCCTTTCGAGCTTCTGGACGAAATCGAGAAGACGCTAGCGCTCGACGCCGCGCCCGTCACCTGGCCCTTGAGCCGCGGCAAGACCTTCGCCGGCACCTATCGTTTTGCGACGAAATCGGTGCGCAGGCTCGACAAGGACGACGAGGAGCTGAAAGTCTCGGGGCTCGACGACGAGAAGCTCGCGGCGCTCCTGCCGCCCTTCGAGGTCGAAGGTTGGCGCGAGGAAGCCGCGCTTGCCGAGGAAGGGAGCAAGCCCTTCGATCTGAAGGCCTTTCGCGAGGGTCATCTCACGCCCGTCTTTTTTGGCAGCGCCTTGCGCAATTTCGGCGTGCGCGATCTGATCGACGCCATGGCGGCCTATGCGCCGCCGCCGCGCGGACAGGAGGCGGACAAGCGTCAGGTCGAGGCGAGCGAGCCGAAGATGACCGGCTTCGTCTTTAAGATCCAGGCGAACATGGACCCGAACCACCGCGACCGCATCGCCTTCATGCGCGTGTGCTCCGGCAAGCTCACGCGGGGCATGAAGGCGAAGGTCGTGCGCACGGGGAAGTCCCTGAGCCTCAACGCGCCGCAGTTCTTCTTCGCCCGCGACCGCTCCATCGCGGATGAGGCCTATGCCGGCGACGTGGTGGGGCTCCCCAATCACGGCGTCTTGCGCATCGGCGACACGCTGACCGAAGGCGAGGATCTCGTCTTTCGCGGCGTGCCGAGCTTCGCGCCGGAAATCCTGCGCCGCATCACGATCGGCGACGCGATGAAGGCGAAGAAGCTGAAGGAAGCGCTGCGCCAGCTTGCCGAGGAGGGCGTGGTGCAGCTCTTCACGCCCCGCGACGGCTCCGGCGCGATCGTCGGCGTCGTCGGCGCGCTGCAGCTCGACGTGCTTGCGACGCGGCTTGCGGCCGAATACGGCCTCGAGACCAAATATGAGCAGACGCGCTTCACCCTCTGCCGCTGGGCGAGCTCGGAAGACAAGAACAAGCTGAAAAGCTTTCTCGACGCCAACACGACCGCGGTCGCCGACGACATAGACGGCGACCCCGTGTTCATGGCGTCCTCGGCCTTCTCGCTGAACTACGACGCCGAGCGCAATCCGGCGATTGGGTTCTCGGATGTGAAGGACTATCAGAAAGGCGCCACGCGCTGA
- a CDS encoding type II toxin-antitoxin system HicB family antitoxin: MRYAVTLVPDDNGTLLVTAPDIPEAVTFGEDREDALARAADAIETAIMGFMSAREDIPSPKAKGQDYVSLAALSVAKIELYRAMRADGVGKAALAKRLGVALPQIDRLLDLRHASRLDAIERAFAALGRTMEVVIRAAA; this comes from the coding sequence ATGCGCTACGCCGTGACTCTCGTTCCCGACGACAATGGTACGCTTCTCGTCACCGCGCCTGATATTCCCGAGGCCGTCACCTTTGGCGAGGACCGGGAAGACGCGCTGGCGCGCGCCGCCGACGCCATCGAAACCGCGATCATGGGCTTCATGTCGGCGCGCGAGGACATCCCGTCCCCCAAGGCGAAAGGGCAGGACTACGTCTCCTTGGCCGCGCTCTCCGTCGCCAAGATCGAGCTTTACCGCGCCATGCGGGCGGATGGAGTCGGCAAGGCGGCGCTCGCCAAGCGCCTCGGCGTCGCTTTGCCGCAGATTGACCGGCTGCTCGACCTTCGCCACGCTTCCCGCCTCGATGCGATCGAGCGGGCCTTTGCCGCGCTGGGGCGAACCATGGAGGTTGTCATCAGAGCCGCGGCGTGA
- a CDS encoding type II toxin-antitoxin system HicA family toxin, protein MNSAQAKRYLAKKGATFAPGKGGPLIVTLNGKRSVLPQHGGSKEIGKGLWLAILKQLDIKE, encoded by the coding sequence ATGAACAGCGCTCAGGCCAAGCGCTATCTGGCCAAGAAGGGCGCAACCTTCGCGCCTGGCAAAGGCGGCCCTCTGATCGTGACGCTGAATGGCAAGCGCTCGGTGCTCCCGCAGCACGGCGGGTCGAAGGAGATCGGCAAGGGCCTGTGGCTGGCAATCTTGAAGCAACTCGACATCAAGGAGTGA
- the cobO gene encoding cob(I)yrinic acid a,c-diamide adenosyltransferase, translating to MSEDSERHRFKMAKRKALQDARLAEKTVSAKGLLMVHTGAGKGKSTAAFGLALRALGHGWRIGVVQFGKGQWMSGERKMLEALGAEKVAWHTLGEGFTWETQDRARDEAAARRAWEKALALMAEPDLRLLILDELNIALRYEHLPLDEVIAALVARRPDLHIVVTGRNAKPELIAIADLVTEMTPVKHHFAAGVKAQEGIEF from the coding sequence ATGAGCGAGGACAGTGAGCGCCATCGCTTCAAGATGGCGAAGCGGAAGGCGCTGCAGGACGCGCGGCTTGCCGAAAAAACGGTTTCCGCCAAGGGCCTGCTGATGGTCCACACCGGCGCGGGCAAGGGCAAGTCCACCGCCGCCTTCGGCCTGGCGTTGCGCGCGCTGGGGCACGGCTGGCGCATCGGGGTGGTCCAGTTCGGCAAGGGCCAATGGATGAGCGGCGAGCGCAAAATGCTCGAGGCGCTCGGAGCCGAGAAGGTCGCGTGGCACACGCTCGGCGAGGGCTTCACCTGGGAGACGCAGGATCGCGCGCGCGACGAGGCGGCGGCGCGCCGCGCCTGGGAGAAGGCCCTGGCGCTGATGGCTGAGCCGGACCTGCGCCTGCTGATCCTCGACGAGCTCAACATCGCGCTGCGCTACGAGCACCTGCCGCTGGATGAGGTCATCGCCGCGCTGGTCGCGCGCCGTCCCGATCTCCACATCGTCGTGACGGGCCGCAACGCCAAGCCGGAGCTGATCGCGATCGCCGATCTCGTTACCGAGATGACGCCGGTGAAGCACCACTTTGCCGCGGGCGTGAAAGCGCAGGAGGGGATCGAGTTTTGA